The Bosea sp. 685 DNA window TGTAGTTCTGCACGTCCTTGCGCACCGGTGTGAAGGCCTGCGCGTTGGCGAAGAGCAGTCCGCCGACATCCTCCTGGAAGATCTCCTGCATGCGCACGAACATCTTGGTGCGCTCGGCCTGGTCGGTGATCGTGTTGGCCTTGGTCAGGAGGTCGGAGAACTCCTTGTTGCACCAGCGCGCCCGGTTGGCGCCGGATTTGACGCCGTCGCAATGCCAGCCCGAGAGCAGGATCTGGCTCGGATCGGGATAGTCCCAGGTGTAGCCGAACATGCCGACCTCATGGTCGCCGGCACGGCCGCGCTTGAGGTATTCGCCCCATTCATAGCTCTGAATCTCGGCCTGGACGCCGATCTTGGCCCAGTCGGCCTGGATCAGTTCGGCGGCACGCCGGCCATTGGGCATATAGGCGCGCACCACTGGAATGGCCCAGAGCACGGTCTTGAACCCGTTGGGGTAGCCGGCCTCGGCGAGCAGCGCCTTGGCCTTCTCGGGGTCGTAAGGGCGCGGCTTCAACGCGTCGTCATGCGACCAGAGCGAGGGCGGCACGAGCGCCGCCGCCTGCTTGCCGGTGCCCTGATAGACCGCGTCGATGATGGCGGGGATATTGGTGCCGTAGACCAGCGCCTCGCGCACGCGCTTGTCGTCGAAGGGCTTCTTCTGCTGGTTGAAGGCGAGGAAGCTCTGATCGGCAATGCTGCCCGAGAGCATGGTCAGGTTGGAGTCGGCCCGCATCGCCGGCAGATCGCCTGGATTGGGATAGCGCGCGATCTGGCATTCGCCGGACTTGACCTTGGCATAGCGCACCGAGGCGTCGGG harbors:
- a CDS encoding ABC transporter substrate-binding protein — protein: MSVRMFAAAAALGLSALLLPSTAGAQALVVCSEASPDFLNPQFSSQNTAYDVAAQIYDKLVTTERGGSQIIPSLAESWSISDDGLTYTFKLRRGVKWHSSKIFTPTRDFNADDVVFTITRMFDENHPYYKVGGSNYQFFGEIVKPSLKAVEKLDDYTLKVTLTKPYAPLLSALSVEPMSILSAEYADAMMKAGTPEQVNQAPIGTGPFSLVVYQKDATIRFKAVPDHWTKAVGNRDRMALVSDLIFVITPDASVRYAKVKSGECQIARYPNPGDLPAMRADSNLTMLSGSIADQSFLAFNQQKKPFDDKRVREALVYGTNIPAIIDAVYQGTGKQAAALVPPSLWSHDDALKPRPYDPEKAKALLAEAGYPNGFKTVLWAIPVVRAYMPNGRRAAELIQADWAKIGVQAEIQSYEWGEYLKRGRAGDHEVGMFGYTWDYPDPSQILLSGWHCDGVKSGANRARWCNKEFSDLLTKANTITDQAERTKMFVRMQEIFQEDVGGLLFANAQAFTPVRKDVQNYKIHFFGGQPFVGVSLAK